A genomic segment from Sphingopyxis sp. DBS4 encodes:
- a CDS encoding FkbM family methyltransferase codes for MTAAAPSRVAAFLDYGVAKTLAKLRANLLARLARRPEGGVVTSRYGVRMRANWEDRTFRYCHYATYGRALSDYLAAQDRAFVFVDIGANQGLYSLLAAQNPHCKAAVAFEPVAATFALLRDNIALNALGAAIKPVHAAVSLQSGIARIATDRAHSGTASLRDAAGADGEEIRILGIAGVDTLIDSTLVGGKGPLIVKIDVEGHEEAVVEALMASAHRDRIVAIFYEVDERWTDGAAIAHRLGAAGFDRLTRFGIGRHYDMLAERSEAGPAPE; via the coding sequence ATGACCGCCGCTGCCCCTTCGCGCGTCGCCGCCTTCCTCGATTACGGCGTCGCAAAGACGCTGGCGAAGCTGCGCGCGAACCTGCTCGCCCGGCTGGCGCGCCGCCCCGAGGGCGGCGTCGTGACCTCGCGCTACGGCGTGCGGATGCGCGCCAATTGGGAAGACCGCACCTTCCGCTATTGCCATTATGCGACCTATGGCCGCGCGCTGTCGGATTATCTCGCGGCGCAGGACCGCGCCTTCGTCTTCGTCGATATCGGCGCCAATCAGGGCCTCTACAGCCTGCTCGCGGCGCAGAACCCCCATTGCAAGGCGGCGGTCGCCTTCGAACCCGTCGCCGCGACCTTCGCCCTGCTGCGCGACAATATCGCACTCAATGCCCTGGGCGCGGCGATCAAGCCGGTCCATGCCGCGGTTTCGCTCCAGTCGGGCATCGCGCGCATCGCCACCGACCGCGCGCACAGCGGCACCGCCAGCCTGCGCGACGCGGCGGGAGCCGACGGCGAAGAGATTCGCATTCTCGGCATCGCGGGGGTCGACACGCTGATCGACAGCACGCTGGTCGGCGGTAAAGGGCCGCTGATCGTCAAGATCGACGTCGAGGGGCATGAGGAAGCCGTGGTCGAGGCGCTGATGGCGTCGGCGCACCGCGACCGCATCGTCGCGATCTTCTATGAGGTCGACGAACGCTGGACCGACGGGGCCGCGATCGCGCACCGCCTCGGCGCCGCCGGCTTCGACCGCCTCACCCGCTTCGGGATCGGTCGCCACTATGACATGCTGGCCGAACGCAGCGAAGCGGGTCCGGCCCCCGAATAG
- a CDS encoding TonB-dependent siderophore receptor yields the protein MIPFRTMATSAIALAAIAAFPAQAQDAPDAADSAGNGDEIIVTGTRAAGRSRLDSPAPVDVLNGETLRRQGSTEVGQALATVAPSIDFKRSSAVDGTDAIRPATLRGLSPDQTLVLINGTRAHTSALLNVNGSVGRGSAAVDLNTIPTVALDRIEVLRDGASAQYGSDAIAGVINLRLREAREGGGVSATYGIYATDIDTARGSRSVTGEPVLTVSGWQGIGFGNDGYLTISGEYVDRKPTSRGDFDPRVTPNRVTSRFGDPEVEQATVFANAGVNVTEALQLYGWVGYQDRDSKSAAFPRLATTAAANGVGGIWPDGFLPLINTKSRNLTSAVGLRGDVGEWNVDLNLSYGRNRIAFRTLNSANYSLGAASPTEFYDGAVTYDQWIGGLDVSRKFDIFHSLNLAFGAEWRREGYKIAAGELNSYTGSGAQGFPGFAPINAVDAHRRNISGYIDIEAELTSRFLVAVAGRVEDYSDFGSTANGKVSARFDATDWFALRGTASTGFRAPSLQQQYYTSITSVVVDGDVLLTGHYPPTNIVAEKLGGLPLEPEKSTNFSLGGVIHSGPFSLTVDAYQIKIRNQIALSENIQAAFSQQVADILDPLGVQAARFFINGVRSKTKGIDVVANYKARSENLGTFDFTLAANFNDVDVTRVPTSTSTLDPAPPLLGRNRIFTLEEGTPRTKITGAIDWSGDLLGATLRTTYYGQVNQPGTAADGSADILTGKHVITDLELRYQPVKGAQVAIGANNLFDVYPDATPAALNSTGVVGFPYYSPFGFNGRYLYARVGLTW from the coding sequence ATGATCCCTTTCCGCACCATGGCGACCAGCGCCATCGCTCTCGCGGCCATCGCCGCCTTTCCGGCGCAGGCGCAGGATGCGCCCGATGCCGCGGATAGCGCCGGCAACGGCGACGAGATCATCGTCACCGGCACGCGCGCGGCCGGGCGGTCGCGCCTCGACTCGCCGGCGCCGGTCGACGTGCTGAACGGCGAGACGCTGCGCCGTCAGGGATCGACCGAAGTCGGGCAGGCGCTGGCGACCGTCGCGCCGTCGATCGACTTCAAGCGCTCCTCGGCGGTCGACGGCACCGACGCGATCCGCCCCGCGACGCTGCGCGGGCTGTCGCCCGACCAGACGCTGGTGCTGATCAACGGCACCCGCGCCCACACCTCGGCCCTGCTCAACGTCAACGGCAGCGTCGGGCGCGGCTCTGCGGCGGTCGACCTCAACACCATCCCCACCGTGGCGCTCGACCGCATCGAGGTGCTGCGCGACGGCGCTTCGGCACAATATGGGTCGGATGCGATCGCGGGCGTCATCAACCTGCGCCTGCGCGAAGCGCGCGAGGGCGGCGGTGTGTCGGCGACCTATGGCATCTATGCCACCGACATCGACACCGCGCGCGGCAGCCGCAGCGTGACTGGCGAGCCCGTCCTGACCGTATCGGGCTGGCAGGGCATCGGCTTCGGTAACGACGGCTATCTCACCATTTCGGGCGAATATGTCGACCGCAAGCCGACGAGCCGCGGCGATTTCGACCCGCGCGTGACGCCGAACCGCGTGACCAGCCGCTTCGGCGATCCCGAAGTCGAGCAGGCGACGGTCTTCGCCAACGCCGGGGTCAACGTCACCGAGGCTCTGCAACTCTATGGCTGGGTCGGCTATCAGGATCGCGACAGCAAGAGCGCGGCCTTTCCGCGTCTCGCCACCACGGCCGCGGCGAACGGCGTCGGCGGCATCTGGCCCGACGGTTTCCTGCCGCTGATCAACACCAAGTCGCGCAACCTGACGAGCGCGGTGGGCCTGCGTGGCGACGTCGGCGAATGGAATGTCGACCTCAACCTCAGCTACGGCCGCAACCGCATCGCTTTCCGCACGCTCAATTCGGCGAACTACAGCCTCGGCGCCGCCTCGCCGACCGAATTCTATGACGGCGCGGTGACCTATGACCAGTGGATCGGCGGCCTCGACGTGTCGCGCAAGTTCGACATCTTCCACTCGCTGAACCTCGCCTTCGGTGCCGAGTGGCGGCGCGAGGGCTACAAGATCGCGGCGGGTGAGCTCAATTCCTATACCGGCAGCGGAGCGCAGGGCTTTCCGGGCTTTGCGCCGATCAACGCGGTCGATGCGCACCGCCGCAACATCAGCGGCTACATCGACATCGAGGCGGAGCTGACGTCGCGCTTCCTCGTCGCGGTCGCGGGCCGGGTCGAGGATTATTCGGACTTCGGCTCGACCGCCAACGGCAAGGTGTCGGCGCGCTTCGACGCGACCGACTGGTTCGCGTTGCGCGGCACCGCCTCGACCGGCTTCCGCGCGCCGTCGCTGCAGCAGCAATATTATACTTCGATCACCTCGGTGGTGGTCGACGGCGACGTGCTGCTGACCGGTCATTATCCGCCGACGAACATCGTCGCCGAAAAGCTGGGCGGCCTGCCGCTCGAGCCCGAGAAGTCGACCAACTTCTCGCTCGGCGGGGTGATCCACAGCGGTCCGTTCAGTTTGACCGTCGACGCCTATCAGATCAAGATCCGCAACCAGATCGCGCTGTCGGAGAATATCCAGGCGGCGTTCAGCCAGCAGGTCGCGGACATCCTCGATCCGCTCGGCGTTCAGGCGGCGCGCTTCTTCATCAATGGGGTGCGTTCGAAGACGAAGGGCATCGACGTCGTCGCCAATTACAAGGCGCGGAGCGAGAATCTCGGCACGTTCGACTTCACGCTGGCGGCGAACTTCAACGACGTCGATGTGACGCGGGTGCCGACTTCGACCTCGACGCTCGATCCGGCGCCGCCGCTGCTCGGCCGCAATCGCATCTTCACGCTGGAGGAAGGGACGCCGCGCACGAAGATCACCGGGGCGATCGATTGGTCGGGCGACCTGCTCGGCGCGACGCTGCGCACGACCTATTATGGTCAGGTCAACCAGCCCGGTACGGCAGCCGACGGGTCGGCGGATATCTTGACCGGCAAGCATGTGATCACCGACCTCGAGTTGCGCTATCAGCCCGTCAAGGGCGCGCAGGTCGCAATCGGCGCGAACAATCTGTTCGACGTCTATCCCGACGCGACGCCCGCCGCGCTCAACTCGACCGGGGTCGTCGGTTTCCCCTATTATTCGCCGTTCGGCTTCAACGGCCGCTATCTCTACGCGCGGGTCGGCCTGACCTGGTAA